A section of the Methanobrevibacter arboriphilus JCM 13429 = DSM 1125 genome encodes:
- a CDS encoding ZIP family metal transporter, translating to MFPDFIYASFWGFIGTFSLIIGSFLGYYFNIPKKILASFTIFSAGILSSAVCFEILFEAYSYGGLAPTVYGFIIGAFIFTIFDIVIHHLNIKNRKLKNLSNNNINFDNGYNDFNSSSNSSSNNKNENSKDNKSNILNNFYKNGDNSNRLFLGKGVLFSLKNALFEVYAHKSKKEYNKYQVESFIIMIGVILDGIPEAIAIGLLVVIGGPISLALVLSILIVNLFESLSGSTDMKLGGWNKKSILLIWSSVTILATISATLSFIIFSNTDHFVLSIALGIAAGALISLIADVMLPEAFKETHELTGLLMGLGFLTSFILSHLKFY from the coding sequence ATGTTTCCTGATTTTATTTATGCGTCATTTTGGGGATTTATCGGAACTTTTTCATTGATTATTGGGTCATTTTTAGGTTATTATTTTAATATTCCTAAAAAAATATTGGCTTCATTTACAATATTTAGTGCAGGAATTTTAAGTTCTGCTGTGTGTTTTGAAATACTTTTTGAGGCATATAGCTATGGAGGACTAGCTCCAACTGTATATGGCTTCATTATCGGTGCTTTTATTTTCACAATTTTTGATATTGTTATCCATCATTTAAATATAAAAAATAGAAAATTGAAAAATCTTTCTAACAATAATATTAATTTTGATAATGGATATAATGATTTTAATAGTTCTAGTAATAGTTCTAGTAATAATAAAAATGAAAATAGTAAAGATAATAAAAGTAATATTCTCAATAATTTTTATAAAAATGGAGATAACTCAAATAGACTTTTTTTAGGTAAAGGTGTTTTATTTTCTTTAAAAAATGCATTATTTGAAGTTTATGCTCATAAATCTAAAAAAGAGTATAATAAATATCAAGTTGAAAGTTTTATTATCATGATAGGAGTTATATTAGACGGTATTCCTGAGGCAATAGCTATTGGACTTTTGGTAGTTATTGGAGGACCTATTAGTTTAGCTTTAGTGCTTTCTATCTTAATTGTTAATTTATTTGAAAGTCTTTCTGGATCAACTGATATGAAATTAGGTGGATGGAATAAAAAATCAATACTTTTAATATGGTCATCTGTAACAATATTAGCTACTATATCTGCAACATTAAGTTTCATTATTTTTTCTAACACTGATCATTTTGTTTTATCAATTGCTTTAGGAATAGCTGCTGGAGCTTTAATTTCACTTATAGCTGATGTTATGCTTCCAGAAGCTTTTAAAGAAACTCATGAATTAACTGGACTTTTAATGGGTTTGGGATTTTTAACTTCTTTTATTTTGTCTCATTTAAAATTTTATTAA